One Desulfovibrio fairfieldensis genomic window carries:
- a CDS encoding DUF1269 domain-containing protein, which yields MRNLIVVVYDTEFKAEEVRLDFIKMQKSYLVSLEDAVIAEKKPNGKIKLHQMYNLTASGAVGGGFWGTLIGLIFMNPLLGLVVGAGAGAVAGALSDVGINDNFMKQLAEKLTPGTSALFVLVDSTLTDKVLDELRGTGGTILQSSLSHEDQAKLQAVLDSARTAQQDAEPAQENK from the coding sequence ATGCGTAATCTAATCGTCGTGGTTTACGACACGGAATTCAAGGCCGAGGAAGTTCGTCTCGACTTCATTAAGATGCAGAAATCCTACCTTGTTTCGCTTGAGGATGCCGTCATTGCTGAAAAGAAGCCGAACGGCAAAATCAAATTGCACCAGATGTACAATTTGACGGCGAGCGGCGCGGTCGGCGGCGGCTTCTGGGGAACGCTCATCGGCCTGATCTTTATGAATCCCCTGCTCGGCCTTGTGGTCGGCGCCGGGGCCGGCGCGGTTGCCGGGGCCTTGAGCGACGTGGGCATCAATGACAACTTCATGAAACAGCTTGCGGAAAAGCTGACCCCCGGCACGTCCGCCCTGTTTGTGCTGGTCGATTCCACCCTGACGGACAAGGTGCTCGACGAACTGCGCGGCACCGGCGGCACTATCCTGCAATCTTCGCTTTCGCATGAAGACCAGGCCAAATTGCAGGCCGTTCTGGACAGCGCCCGCACGGCTCAGCAAGACGCCGAACCGGCCCAGGAAAACAAGTAG
- a CDS encoding c-type cytochrome: MKKLLIVLTLGVFAVAATARAATSDLEQSVRRGEYVARASNCIACHTYHKGPYAGGVPFGIVNSPNITPDKETGIGRFDFAAFDKAVRQGISPRGPMSVMMPPSYAIMTDEDVHDLYNFFMHGVQPIDNKVSQPDKPVSEAAPREVRPFAPAPGENPVVARGRYLVEGLGHCGFCHTPRNAQGVEKAQWASQGKDFLSGGGNYAGWIAINLRGDNQDGLAGRSVGDLTEFFLTGRNDPTAAFGKMIEVVETSTRYLTRDDAVAMARFLKSLPAKDPSQAPFREDKTVARQLWKGDDSKPGAAAYVDSCASCHRTDGSGYARFFPELRGNPVLLSGDPVSLIHIVLQGQTLPGFKAAPSSITMPPFGWRLDDQQLADVVTFIRGSWGNHAPAVSAEDVRKVREDKSLFPDPRVFGNSSVDKLLNTQP, encoded by the coding sequence ATGAAAAAACTACTTATCGTTCTGACGTTGGGTGTTTTTGCCGTGGCCGCAACGGCGCGGGCAGCCACAAGCGATCTTGAGCAGAGCGTCAGGCGCGGCGAATATGTCGCCCGCGCGTCAAACTGCATTGCCTGTCACACCTACCACAAGGGCCCTTATGCCGGAGGCGTTCCTTTCGGCATCGTCAACAGCCCCAATATTACCCCGGACAAGGAAACAGGCATCGGCAGATTCGACTTCGCCGCCTTTGACAAGGCGGTGCGGCAGGGCATCTCGCCAAGAGGCCCCATGTCGGTCATGATGCCTCCCTCGTATGCGATCATGACCGATGAAGACGTGCATGACCTGTATAACTTCTTCATGCACGGCGTTCAGCCCATCGACAATAAGGTCAGTCAGCCCGACAAGCCGGTGAGCGAAGCGGCTCCACGAGAGGTCAGGCCCTTCGCCCCCGCCCCCGGAGAAAACCCGGTGGTGGCGCGTGGCCGCTACCTGGTGGAAGGATTGGGCCACTGCGGCTTCTGCCATACGCCCAGAAATGCGCAGGGGGTCGAAAAGGCCCAATGGGCGAGTCAGGGCAAGGACTTTTTGTCCGGCGGCGGCAATTATGCCGGTTGGATAGCCATCAATCTGCGGGGAGACAATCAGGACGGGCTGGCCGGACGCAGCGTGGGGGACCTGACGGAGTTCTTCCTGACCGGGCGCAATGATCCTACAGCCGCCTTCGGCAAGATGATCGAGGTGGTTGAAACCAGCACGCGCTATCTGACCCGCGACGATGCCGTTGCCATGGCGCGTTTTCTGAAATCCCTTCCCGCCAAGGATCCGTCCCAAGCGCCTTTCAGGGAAGACAAGACGGTCGCCCGGCAATTGTGGAAAGGCGATGACAGCAAGCCAGGGGCAGCCGCCTATGTGGACAGCTGCGCAAGCTGCCATAGAACCGATGGAAGCGGCTATGCCCGTTTCTTCCCGGAACTGCGCGGCAACCCGGTTCTGCTGAGCGGAGATCCCGTCTCGCTCATTCACATTGTTCTTCAGGGGCAAACGCTGCCCGGTTTCAAGGCCGCCCCTTCCTCCATAACCATGCCGCCCTTCGGCTGGCGGCTTGATGACCAACAGCTTGCCGATGTGGTGACATTTATCCGCGGCAGCTGGGGGAATCATGCTCCCGCTGTAAGCGCTGAAGACGTGCGCAAAGTTCGTGAGGACAAGTCCCTTTTCCCGGACCCGCGCGTTTTCGGAAACAGCAGCGTGGACAAGCTGCTGAATACCCAACCGTAA